The following are from one region of the Rhipicephalus microplus isolate Deutch F79 chromosome 1, USDA_Rmic, whole genome shotgun sequence genome:
- the Fsn gene encoding F-box synaptic protein yields the protein MASAALGGDKCGWPHLPPNVMEHIFSYLDLTSARNCTLVCKYWHALLSDENNDVWRLHCARKLADAALKSDLLWSVPSSKAKLRAFYHAWDPRECSRNIYIKSNGFTLHRNPVAQSTDAAKGKRGFAEGRHCWEVWWEGPLGTVAVVGIATREAPLQCSGYVALLGSNAHSWGWNLVDNHLLHNGDSQGNYPLLNNAPKYQVGERLRVILDCEDNTLAFERNYQFLGVAFRGLPDKMLYPAISAVYGNTEVSMVYLGRPLDG from the exons ATGGCTTCCGCGGCTCTTGGCGGCGACAAGTGCGGGTGGCCGCACTTGCCGCCAAACGTTATGGAGCACATCTTCAGCTACCTGGATCTCACTTCGGCTCGCAATTGCACGTTGGTGTGCAAGTACTGGCACGCGCTGCTCAGTGACGAGAACAACGACGTGTGGAGGTTACACTGCGCGCGCAAACTGGCCGATGCTGCACTCAAGTCCGACTTGCTCTGGAGCGTACCGAGTAGCAAAGCCAAGTTGCGCGCCTTTTACCACGCGTGGGATCCGCGCGAGTGCTCGCGCAACATCTACATCAAGTCGAACGGTTTCACGCTGCACCGAAACCCGGTGGCGCAGAGCACGGACGCCGCCAAAGGCAAGCGTGGATTTGCGGAGGGCCGCCACTGCTGGGAGGTTTGGTGGGAAGGGCCGCTCGGCACCGTCGCCGTGGTGGGAATCGCGACACGCGAGGCACCGCTACAGTGTTCCGGTTACGTGGCCTTGCTGGGCTCTAACGCGCACTCCTGGGGTTGGAACCTGGTAGACAACCATCTGCTGCACAACGGAGACAGCCAGGGCAACTACCCGTTGCTCAACAATGCACCGAAGTACCAG GTGGGAGAGCGACTGCGAGTGATCCTAGACTGTGAAGATAATACGCTTGCGTTTGAGCGCAACTACCAATTCCTTGGAGTGGCTTTCAGGGGGTTGCCTGACAAGATGCTCTATCCGGCTATCTCGGCTGTCTACGGTAACACGGAGGTCTCTATGGTGTATTTGGGCCGACCGCTGGACGGCTGA
- the LOC119186082 gene encoding BRCA1-associated RING domain protein 1 isoform X1 produces MEESKRALEELLSLLKCVQCEDLLQEPHIVGLCGHTVCRRCIGRRDACGVCGSPTTQRELKPDPQISSVLACAAKLGQLLSGSTLSETAPGGDGLQDAALTSDVSTEKGTKDAGQPDSPARSIPPKGAQVSTEKGVKDAGQPDSPARGIPPKGAQERSSSTGVSTRKVADRRNRLGETPLQVAAIKGDVTRVKALLGGGANPNVRDNAGWTPLHEASSQGALEVVRLLLAAGASVNAAGPDGVTPLHDAVLSNVPDVVLQLCSAGADINARTNDGHTPVSFAKSELMKAALQSPAAPKVQQLPQPPQAQGKVQLQKDFIQQADYQGSDPLPQQTKEPGAVVLLASGLDESQGQALAQCAKLLGGSCTGTFSCQVSHLVVSCDKNGNCCQRTLKVLSAIAAGTWIVNFSWVEDCLKQGCHVDEALHEAQGVRQHPNNKAPQRARLSGGGTLFSGYSVVLHGSFTRGPSRDELATLLTLAGARLLSRVPSSNDCNQAVLVVADSTTASRAQAATFVDPAWLLDCISCFKITLPSSP; encoded by the exons ATGGAAGAATCAAAACGAGCGCTTGAGGAGCTGTTGTCCCTTCTCAAGTGCGTTCAATG CGAGGACCTACTTCAAGAGCCGCACATCGTCGGCCTATGCGGCCACACAGTATGCAG GCGCTGCATCGGTCGCCGTGATGCGTGCGGCGTCTGTGGTTCGCCTACAACACAACGCGAGCTGAAGCCGGACCCACAGATTAGCAGCGTTCTCGCTTGCGCCGCAAAGCTTGGACAGCTCCTCTCAGGCTCAACACTCAGTG AAACGGCACCAGGAGGGGATGGCTTGCAAGATGCTGCGCTGACCAGTGACG TGAGCACTGAAAAAGGCACCAAAGATGCTGGGCAACCTGATTCACCTGCAAGGAGTATTCCTCCTAAAGGAGCCCAAG TGAGCACTGAAAAAGGCGTTAAAGATGCTGGGCAACCTGATTCACCTGCAAGGGGTATCCCTCCTAAAGGAGCCCAAG AGAGAAGCAGCAGCACGGGAGTCAGCACAAGGAAGGTTGCAGATAGGCGGAATCGCTTGGGAGAAACACCTCTGCAAGTGGCAGCTATCAAG GGTGATGTCACCAGAGTGAAGGCCCTGCTAGGTGGAGGTGCTAATCCCAATGTTCGTGACAATGCCGGCTGGACACCTTTG CACGAGGCCTCCAGTCAAGGTGCTTTGGAAGTGGTACGCCTGTTACTAGCAGCTGGAGCATCTGTCAATGCAGCAGGCCCAGACGGTGTCACGCCGCTACATGACGCTGTGCTCAGCAATGTGCCCGATGTGGTGCTACAGCTATGCAGTGCTGGGGCTGACATAAATGCCAG GACCAACGATGGCCACACCCCTGTGTCATTTGCCAAGAGTGAGCTGATGAAGGCTGCCCTGCAGTCACCTGCTGCCCCTAAGGTGCAGCAGCTGCCTCAACCACCTCAG GCACAAGGAAAAGTGCAGCTGCAAAAAGACTTCATTCAACAAGCAGATTATCAAGGCAGTGACCCC TTACCTCAGCAGACAAAGGAGCCTGGTGCTGTGGTGCTGCTGGCTTCTGGTTTGGACGAGAGTCAGGGTCAGGCACTGGCACAGTGTGCAAAGCTGTTGGGAGGCAGCTGCACAGGAACTTTCTCTTGTCAAG TCAGTCATCTGGTAGTGAGCTGTGATAAAAATGGCAATTGCTGCCAGCGGACACTAAAAGTGCTCAGTGCTATAGCTGCTGGAACATGGATTGTGAACTTTTCCT GGGTGGAGGACTGCCTGAAGCAGGGTTGCCACGTAGACGAGGCCTTGCACGAAGCTCAAGGGGTGCGTCAGCATCCAAACAACAAAGCTCCCCAGCGTGCACGTCTTAGTGGAGGGGGCACGCTGTTCTCTGGCTACAGTGTTGTCCTGCATGGCTCATTCACGCGAGGCCCCTCGAGGGACGAGTTGGCCACACTTCTCACACTGGCTGGTGCTCGCTTGCTAAGCAGAGTGCCCTCCAGTAACGATTGCAACCAGGCTGTGCTTGTGGTCGCCGATTCAACCACTGCAAGTCGTGCCCAAGCAGCCACTTTTGTTGACCCTGCGTGGCTGTTGGACTGCATTTCGTGTTTCAAGATCACCCTGCCTTCATCACCATAA
- the LOC119186082 gene encoding BRCA1-associated RING domain protein 1 isoform X2 — translation MEESKRALEELLSLLKCVQCEDLLQEPHIVGLCGHTVCRRCIGRRDACGVCGSPTTQRELKPDPQISSVLACAAKLGQLLSGSTLSETAPGGDGLQDAALTSDVSTEKGTKDAGQPDSPARSIPPKGAQVSTEKGVKDAGQPDSPARGIPPKGAQERSSSTGVSTRKVADRRNRLGETPLQVAAIKGDVTRVKALLGGGANPNVRDNAGWTPLHEASSQGALEVVRLLLAAGASVNAAGPDGVTPLHDAVLSNVPDVVLQLCSAGADINARTNDGHTPVSFAKSELMKAALQSPAAPKVQQLPQPPQLPQQTKEPGAVVLLASGLDESQGQALAQCAKLLGGSCTGTFSCQVSHLVVSCDKNGNCCQRTLKVLSAIAAGTWIVNFSWVEDCLKQGCHVDEALHEAQGVRQHPNNKAPQRARLSGGGTLFSGYSVVLHGSFTRGPSRDELATLLTLAGARLLSRVPSSNDCNQAVLVVADSTTASRAQAATFVDPAWLLDCISCFKITLPSSP, via the exons ATGGAAGAATCAAAACGAGCGCTTGAGGAGCTGTTGTCCCTTCTCAAGTGCGTTCAATG CGAGGACCTACTTCAAGAGCCGCACATCGTCGGCCTATGCGGCCACACAGTATGCAG GCGCTGCATCGGTCGCCGTGATGCGTGCGGCGTCTGTGGTTCGCCTACAACACAACGCGAGCTGAAGCCGGACCCACAGATTAGCAGCGTTCTCGCTTGCGCCGCAAAGCTTGGACAGCTCCTCTCAGGCTCAACACTCAGTG AAACGGCACCAGGAGGGGATGGCTTGCAAGATGCTGCGCTGACCAGTGACG TGAGCACTGAAAAAGGCACCAAAGATGCTGGGCAACCTGATTCACCTGCAAGGAGTATTCCTCCTAAAGGAGCCCAAG TGAGCACTGAAAAAGGCGTTAAAGATGCTGGGCAACCTGATTCACCTGCAAGGGGTATCCCTCCTAAAGGAGCCCAAG AGAGAAGCAGCAGCACGGGAGTCAGCACAAGGAAGGTTGCAGATAGGCGGAATCGCTTGGGAGAAACACCTCTGCAAGTGGCAGCTATCAAG GGTGATGTCACCAGAGTGAAGGCCCTGCTAGGTGGAGGTGCTAATCCCAATGTTCGTGACAATGCCGGCTGGACACCTTTG CACGAGGCCTCCAGTCAAGGTGCTTTGGAAGTGGTACGCCTGTTACTAGCAGCTGGAGCATCTGTCAATGCAGCAGGCCCAGACGGTGTCACGCCGCTACATGACGCTGTGCTCAGCAATGTGCCCGATGTGGTGCTACAGCTATGCAGTGCTGGGGCTGACATAAATGCCAG GACCAACGATGGCCACACCCCTGTGTCATTTGCCAAGAGTGAGCTGATGAAGGCTGCCCTGCAGTCACCTGCTGCCCCTAAGGTGCAGCAGCTGCCTCAACCACCTCAG TTACCTCAGCAGACAAAGGAGCCTGGTGCTGTGGTGCTGCTGGCTTCTGGTTTGGACGAGAGTCAGGGTCAGGCACTGGCACAGTGTGCAAAGCTGTTGGGAGGCAGCTGCACAGGAACTTTCTCTTGTCAAG TCAGTCATCTGGTAGTGAGCTGTGATAAAAATGGCAATTGCTGCCAGCGGACACTAAAAGTGCTCAGTGCTATAGCTGCTGGAACATGGATTGTGAACTTTTCCT GGGTGGAGGACTGCCTGAAGCAGGGTTGCCACGTAGACGAGGCCTTGCACGAAGCTCAAGGGGTGCGTCAGCATCCAAACAACAAAGCTCCCCAGCGTGCACGTCTTAGTGGAGGGGGCACGCTGTTCTCTGGCTACAGTGTTGTCCTGCATGGCTCATTCACGCGAGGCCCCTCGAGGGACGAGTTGGCCACACTTCTCACACTGGCTGGTGCTCGCTTGCTAAGCAGAGTGCCCTCCAGTAACGATTGCAACCAGGCTGTGCTTGTGGTCGCCGATTCAACCACTGCAAGTCGTGCCCAAGCAGCCACTTTTGTTGACCCTGCGTGGCTGTTGGACTGCATTTCGTGTTTCAAGATCACCCTGCCTTCATCACCATAA
- the LOC119186082 gene encoding BRCA1-associated RING domain protein 1 isoform X3: protein MEESKRALEELLSLLKCVQCEDLLQEPHIVGLCGHTVCRRCIGRRDACGVCGSPTTQRELKPDPQISSVLACAAKLGQLLSGSTLSETAPGGDGLQDAALTSDVSTEKGTKDAGQPDSPARSIPPKGAQERSSSTGVSTRKVADRRNRLGETPLQVAAIKGDVTRVKALLGGGANPNVRDNAGWTPLHEASSQGALEVVRLLLAAGASVNAAGPDGVTPLHDAVLSNVPDVVLQLCSAGADINARTNDGHTPVSFAKSELMKAALQSPAAPKVQQLPQPPQAQGKVQLQKDFIQQADYQGSDPLPQQTKEPGAVVLLASGLDESQGQALAQCAKLLGGSCTGTFSCQVSHLVVSCDKNGNCCQRTLKVLSAIAAGTWIVNFSWVEDCLKQGCHVDEALHEAQGVRQHPNNKAPQRARLSGGGTLFSGYSVVLHGSFTRGPSRDELATLLTLAGARLLSRVPSSNDCNQAVLVVADSTTASRAQAATFVDPAWLLDCISCFKITLPSSP, encoded by the exons ATGGAAGAATCAAAACGAGCGCTTGAGGAGCTGTTGTCCCTTCTCAAGTGCGTTCAATG CGAGGACCTACTTCAAGAGCCGCACATCGTCGGCCTATGCGGCCACACAGTATGCAG GCGCTGCATCGGTCGCCGTGATGCGTGCGGCGTCTGTGGTTCGCCTACAACACAACGCGAGCTGAAGCCGGACCCACAGATTAGCAGCGTTCTCGCTTGCGCCGCAAAGCTTGGACAGCTCCTCTCAGGCTCAACACTCAGTG AAACGGCACCAGGAGGGGATGGCTTGCAAGATGCTGCGCTGACCAGTGACG TGAGCACTGAAAAAGGCACCAAAGATGCTGGGCAACCTGATTCACCTGCAAGGAGTATTCCTCCTAAAGGAGCCCAAG AGAGAAGCAGCAGCACGGGAGTCAGCACAAGGAAGGTTGCAGATAGGCGGAATCGCTTGGGAGAAACACCTCTGCAAGTGGCAGCTATCAAG GGTGATGTCACCAGAGTGAAGGCCCTGCTAGGTGGAGGTGCTAATCCCAATGTTCGTGACAATGCCGGCTGGACACCTTTG CACGAGGCCTCCAGTCAAGGTGCTTTGGAAGTGGTACGCCTGTTACTAGCAGCTGGAGCATCTGTCAATGCAGCAGGCCCAGACGGTGTCACGCCGCTACATGACGCTGTGCTCAGCAATGTGCCCGATGTGGTGCTACAGCTATGCAGTGCTGGGGCTGACATAAATGCCAG GACCAACGATGGCCACACCCCTGTGTCATTTGCCAAGAGTGAGCTGATGAAGGCTGCCCTGCAGTCACCTGCTGCCCCTAAGGTGCAGCAGCTGCCTCAACCACCTCAG GCACAAGGAAAAGTGCAGCTGCAAAAAGACTTCATTCAACAAGCAGATTATCAAGGCAGTGACCCC TTACCTCAGCAGACAAAGGAGCCTGGTGCTGTGGTGCTGCTGGCTTCTGGTTTGGACGAGAGTCAGGGTCAGGCACTGGCACAGTGTGCAAAGCTGTTGGGAGGCAGCTGCACAGGAACTTTCTCTTGTCAAG TCAGTCATCTGGTAGTGAGCTGTGATAAAAATGGCAATTGCTGCCAGCGGACACTAAAAGTGCTCAGTGCTATAGCTGCTGGAACATGGATTGTGAACTTTTCCT GGGTGGAGGACTGCCTGAAGCAGGGTTGCCACGTAGACGAGGCCTTGCACGAAGCTCAAGGGGTGCGTCAGCATCCAAACAACAAAGCTCCCCAGCGTGCACGTCTTAGTGGAGGGGGCACGCTGTTCTCTGGCTACAGTGTTGTCCTGCATGGCTCATTCACGCGAGGCCCCTCGAGGGACGAGTTGGCCACACTTCTCACACTGGCTGGTGCTCGCTTGCTAAGCAGAGTGCCCTCCAGTAACGATTGCAACCAGGCTGTGCTTGTGGTCGCCGATTCAACCACTGCAAGTCGTGCCCAAGCAGCCACTTTTGTTGACCCTGCGTGGCTGTTGGACTGCATTTCGTGTTTCAAGATCACCCTGCCTTCATCACCATAA